A genomic stretch from Helianthus annuus cultivar XRQ/B chromosome 1, HanXRQr2.0-SUNRISE, whole genome shotgun sequence includes:
- the LOC110885912 gene encoding CRIB domain-containing protein RIC6 produces MGSKDPLLIQTIIPLKMNAHKVKGLLKGLRYISQVFEEEKKQEIQIGGPTDVKHVAHFGCDGQAQESPSWMKGFGTPAASSNGSEASSQDGPDWVSEDAGQKMSRRERRHRRHRSVENAPDPDSQTKSRQPRRHHTRGAEGRRAENESLPELPKRNRRKKPQDDVNSQASARSDAEK; encoded by the exons CCTGATCCAAACCATAATTCCTTTGAAGATGAATGCTCATAAGGTGAAAGGACTTCTTAAAGGCCTTAGATACATCTCTCAAGTTTTTG aagaagagaagaaacaaGAAATACAGATTGGCGGTCCAACGGACGTGAAGCATGTTGCTCATTTCGGATGCGATGGACAGGCCCAAGAATCTCCCAGCTGG ATGAAGGGGTTTGGTACACCTGCTGCATCATCCAACGGATCCGAAGCCTCAAGTCAGGATGGTCCTGATTGGGTGTCTGAAG ATGCAGGCCAAAAAATGTCCCGAAGAGAACGTAGACATCGGCGTCATCGTTCAGTGGAAAATGCACCAGACCCTGATTCTCAAACCAAATCAAGGCAGCCGAGACGACACCACACTAGGGGCGCTGAGGGTCGTCGTGCTGAGAACGAGTCATTGCCAGAACTCCCGAAAAGAAATCGGAGAAAGAAACCACAGGACGATGTTAATTCGCAAGCATCTGCACGCTCCGATGCAGAAAAATGA